The Pyrus communis chromosome 2, drPyrComm1.1, whole genome shotgun sequence genome includes a window with the following:
- the LOC137725670 gene encoding pentatricopeptide repeat-containing protein At1g71210, mitochondrial-like has product MLISLRNLAKSKANTNCSLCCSSTAILDATFLLTTTAAAAATRTSSISGCCSFSFGPNAPPTPAPFSTSARLTPARDVVLSFKEWFNTRNDALFDHIFLILKSSTDDDVLALSHLSVRLSESFVLEVLRYGSNDHDVLSCLKFFDWAGRQPGFHHTRATFNAIFKILSKAKLMSLMLDVLSTYSKQRYAHTVRFHDTLVMGYAVAGKPDIALQLFGKMRFHGLDLDSFAYHVLLNALVEESCFDAVQVIAKQISLRGFENEITHSIMLKWLCKQKLLDQAEAYLRQLVSDGKPVTGHAVSVLVDALCKHKKFQQAGELVDEFRDLGVALMESAYGVWIRDLVQAGRLDGALEFFQKRKSLEGYVPDAFRYNTLICSLLKEDHLEEVCDLLMEMKENKISPDKVTMNAALCFFCKAGMVDVALELYNSRSEFRLTPNSMVYNYLINVFCGEGSIDEAYRVMKHSVEQGYFTGRKTFSILADSLCREGKLEKMKELVTFALERNFMPSNSTYDKFITTLCRTKRVEDAYLIHGELNRINKGSTKSTYFSLINGFNGLSKGDIAARLLIEMQEKGHLPTRKLFKDVICCLCDMENPDEQFFNLLEMQLSCREPSCDVYNFFIYGAGYAKRPDLARQVYEMMQRSGIQPNLRSDVIMLQSYLKGERISDALNFFNDLHERRKVLGRRLYSALIVGLCKAQKAEIAVNFLMEMKEKGVVPSDDCYEFLIQLLCWNKEFDMAVNLINDLEKVGRHITSFTGNILLLHSLKTPELYNSWVRLREEQNEMSGCSMLGLLIGAFSGRIQVSQDIGNLEEVIEKCFPLDVFTHNMLIRRLSQSNMEHACALFDKMCQKGYEPNRWTYDAIVQGFLKHGRTSEAKRWVEVMYRKGFYPTRRTNLLL; this is encoded by the coding sequence ATGCTTATTTCACTCAGAAATCTAGCCAAATCCAAGGCCAATACCAACTGCTCCCTCTGTTGCTCCTCCACCGCCATCCTCGATGCCACTTTTCTTCTCACCACTACCGCCGCCGCTGCTGCCACCAGAACCAGCAGCATTAGCGGTTGTTGTTCCTTCAGTTTCGGCCCCAACGCTCCCCCTACCCCCGCTCCTTTTTCAACCTCAGCTCGCTTGACTCCGGCAAGGGACGTGGTCCTCTCTTTCAAAGAATGGTTCAACACCCGCAACGACGCCTTATTCGACCACATCTTCCTCATCCTCAAATCCTCCACCGACGACGACGTCTTGGCCCTCTCCCATCTCAGCGTCCGCCTCTCGGAGTCCTTCGTCCTCGAGGTCCTACGCTACGGCAGCAACGACCATGACGTCCTCTCCTGCCTCAAGTTCTTCGACTGGGCCGGCCGCCAGCCCGGCTTCCACCACACCCGCGCCACCTTCAACGCCATCTTCAAGATCCTTTCCAAGGCCAAGCTCATGTCCCTTATGCTCGACGTCCTCTCCACCTACAGCAAGCAGAGGTACGCCCACACCGTCCGATTTCACGACACGCTGGTCATGGGCTACGCTGTCGCCGGCAAGCCCGACATTGCTCTCCAACTGTTTGGTAAAATGCGCTTCCATGGTCTGGACCTCGATTCCTTTGCCTACCATGTCCTTTTGAATGCTTTGGTGGAGGAGAGTTGCTTTGATGCCGTTCAGGTCATTGCCAAGCAGATTTCTTTGAGGGGTTTTGAGAACGAAATCACCCATTCCATCATGCTCAAGTGGTTGTGTAAGCAGAAGTTGCTCGATCAAGCTGAAGCCTATTTGCGCCAATTGGTGTCTGACGGCAAGCCCGTCACCGGGCATGCAGTCAGTGTCCTTGTGGACGCCCTTTGTAAGCATAAGAAGTTCCAGCAGGCTGGTGAATTAGTCGATGAGTTTCGGGACTTGGGGGTGGCTCTCATGGAGAGTGCTTATGGTGTGTGGATACGCGATCTTGTTCAGGCTGGGAGGTTGGATGGAGCATTGGAGTTTTTTCAGAAAAGAAAGTCGTTGGAAGGATATGTGCCCGATGCTTTTAGGTACAATACTTTGATATGTAGCCTTCTGAAAGAGGATCACCTCGAGGAGGTTTGTGATTTGCTGATGGAGATGAAGGAGAATAAGATATCCCCTGATAAGGTCACCATGAATGCTGCCTTGTGCTTCTTTTGCAAAGCGGGGATGGTGGATGTCGCACTTGAGTTATATAATTCGAGATCCGAGTTTCGGCTCACGCCTAATAGTATGGTTTACAACTATTTGATCAATGTTTTCTGTGGGGAAGGTAGCATTGACGAAGCGTATCGAGTTATGAAGCATTCTGTGGAACAAGGTTATTTTACAGGAAGGAAAACGTTTTCTATTCTGGCAGACTCATTGTGCCGAGAGGGAAAGCTCGAGAAGATGAAAGAGTTGGTTACCTTCGCCCTAGAGCGGAACTTTATGCCAAGTAACTCCACATATGATAAGTTCATTACAACTCTTTGCAGAACTAAGAGGGTAGAAGACGCGTATTTGATACATGGGGAACTCAATAGAATTAACAAGGGTTCTACAAAGAGTACATACTTTAGCTTGATAAATGGTTTTAACGGGTTGAGCAAGGGGGATATTGCTGCCAGACTTCTGATTGAAATGCAAGAAAAGGGTCACTTACCGACTCGCAAGCTGTTCAAAGATGTAATTTGTTGTCTATGTGATATGGAAAATCCAGATGagcaattttttaatttgttggaGATGCAGTTGTCTTGTAGGGAACCCAGCTGTGATGTATACAACTTTTTCATCTACGGAGCTGGGTATGCCAAAAGGCCCGATCTGGCTAGACAAGTATATGAGATGATGCAGCGGAGTGGAATTCAGCCCAATTTGAGATCTGATGTTATTATGTTGCAGAGTTATTTGAAGGGTGAACGGATTTCGGATgctttgaacttcttcaatGATCTGCACGAGAGAAGAAAGGTGTTGGGGAGAAGGTTATACAGCGCCCTGATCGTTGGTCTATGCAAAGCCCAAAAGGCAGAAATTGCAGTTAACTTCTTGATGGAAATGAAAGAGAAGGGAGTGGTTCCAAGTGATGACTGTTACGAGTTTCTGATACAGTTGCTGTGCTGGAATAAAGAATTTGATATGGCAGTAAATCTCATTAATGACTTGGAGAAAGTTGGCCGCCATATTACATCCTTTACCGGTAACATACTTCTGTTGCATTCTCTGAAAACTCCAGAGCTCTACAATTCTTGGGTACGGCTGAGAGAGGAGCAGAATGAGATGTCTGGTTGTTCAATGCTTGGTCTGCTCATTGGTGCATTTTCTGGTCGTATTCAGGTGAGCCAAGATATTGGGAATTTGGAAGAAGTAATTGAAAAGTGCTTTCCGCTAGATGTGTTCACACACAATATGTTGATTAGAAGACTAAGCCAGAGCAACATGGAGCATGCTTGTGCTTTGTTCGATAAGATGTGCCAGAAAGGTTACGAGCCTAATCGTTGGACTTATGACGCCATAGTACAAGGTTTTCTTAAACATGGGAGGACATCTGAGGCAAAGAGATGGGTAGAAGTGATGTACCGGAAAGGGTTTTATCCAACAAGGCGCACAAATCTACTCCTTTAA